Proteins from one Panicum virgatum strain AP13 chromosome 7K, P.virgatum_v5, whole genome shotgun sequence genomic window:
- the LOC120641135 gene encoding uncharacterized protein LOC120641135, whose protein sequence is MGEAPCVVVGPRRAAAPHSFRLARHGRRKVHVVRLGGGPGARAPAARRGFRLRRWLRRAAWRLAELCVAALAGQGHHPAGAPPPCAHPPWAGVEPYFAAPFVPVARMKRAAGAQA, encoded by the coding sequence ATGGGGGAGGCGCCGTGCGTCGTCGTcgggcctcgccgcgccgccgcgccgcactcGTTCCGCCTGGCCCGCCACGGGCGCCGGAAGGTCCACGTCgtccggctcggcggcggccccggcgcgcgcgcgccggcggcgcgccgagggttcaggctccggcggtggctgcggcgcgcggcgtggcgccTCGCGGAGCTCtgcgtggcggcgctggcgggcCAGGGCCACCAcccggcgggggcgccgccgccctgcgcccaCCCGCCGTGGGCGGGCGTGGAGCCCTACTTCGCCGCACCCTTCGTCCCCGTCGCGCGGATgaagcgcgccgccggcgcgcaggCCTAG